One Curtobacterium herbarum genomic window carries:
- a CDS encoding AMP-binding protein: MSTTTGLGTLNVATIVAEGARRHRSKVAVVTALPDGVHELTYGDLWERVRQTAGGLRARGVERGDRVAVMLPNVPEFLVAYFAVLAMGAVVVPIHLLFKREEITHVLGRSGARMLIAAGSVLAEAGPAAADTGALVVGVGAGEDVLSLTTLSSEGEPLDAVVATNPLDPATILFTSGTTGQPKGAVGSHFALVEQVNVCIIDVFDLREDDIVFGGLPLFHTFGQTVVMNTTLRRGATIVLLPRFDAATALQLCTEQQVTAFLGVPTMFIALLGAAEQHDARPPFRWCVSGGAALPAAVLERFESTFRAPIQEGYGLTETSPVVSVNPRGVPGRAGSVGPAVWGVEVVVVDAEVEGRIVPVPVGEPGEIVVRGHNLFLGYLDDPESTEAAMADGYLRTGDIGVLSEDGYVSIVDRKKDLILRNGYNVYPSEIEAVLHRHEDIASAAVFGVDHPVHGQEVHAAVVLRDGAAGSDGVDAFVRERVASFKYPRVYHVVDVLPIGPSGKVLRRELTREYSD, from the coding sequence ATGTCCACCACCACCGGACTGGGAACACTGAACGTCGCCACGATCGTGGCCGAGGGGGCGCGACGGCACCGCAGCAAGGTCGCCGTCGTCACCGCGCTGCCCGACGGCGTCCACGAGCTGACGTACGGCGACCTGTGGGAGCGGGTCCGCCAGACCGCCGGCGGCCTGCGGGCCCGCGGGGTCGAGCGCGGCGACCGGGTCGCGGTGATGCTGCCGAACGTGCCCGAGTTCCTGGTGGCGTACTTCGCCGTCCTCGCGATGGGGGCCGTCGTCGTGCCGATCCACCTGCTGTTCAAGCGTGAGGAGATCACGCACGTCCTCGGTCGCTCCGGTGCCCGGATGCTCATCGCCGCCGGTTCCGTGCTGGCCGAGGCCGGTCCCGCAGCGGCCGACACCGGCGCTCTCGTCGTCGGCGTCGGTGCCGGCGAGGACGTCCTCTCACTGACCACGCTGTCGTCCGAGGGGGAGCCGCTCGACGCCGTCGTCGCGACGAACCCCCTGGACCCCGCCACGATCCTGTTCACCAGCGGCACCACCGGTCAGCCGAAGGGCGCCGTCGGGTCGCACTTCGCGCTCGTCGAGCAGGTCAACGTCTGCATCATCGACGTGTTCGACCTGCGCGAGGACGACATCGTGTTCGGCGGCCTGCCGCTGTTCCACACGTTCGGGCAGACGGTCGTGATGAACACCACGCTCCGCCGCGGAGCGACGATCGTGCTGCTCCCCCGCTTCGACGCTGCGACCGCACTGCAGCTCTGCACCGAACAGCAGGTGACGGCGTTCCTCGGCGTCCCGACGATGTTCATCGCCCTCCTCGGGGCGGCGGAGCAGCACGACGCCCGGCCGCCGTTCCGCTGGTGCGTCTCCGGCGGCGCCGCACTGCCCGCCGCCGTGCTGGAGCGGTTCGAGTCGACCTTCCGGGCGCCGATCCAGGAGGGCTACGGGCTGACCGAGACCTCCCCCGTCGTCTCGGTGAACCCGCGTGGGGTCCCGGGCCGTGCCGGCAGCGTCGGCCCCGCCGTCTGGGGTGTCGAGGTCGTCGTCGTGGACGCCGAGGTCGAGGGGCGCATCGTGCCGGTACCGGTCGGGGAACCGGGCGAGATCGTCGTCCGGGGCCACAACCTGTTCCTCGGCTACCTCGACGACCCGGAGTCGACCGAGGCCGCGATGGCCGACGGGTACCTGCGCACCGGGGACATCGGCGTGCTCAGCGAGGACGGGTACGTCAGCATCGTGGACCGCAAGAAGGACCTGATCCTGCGGAACGGCTACAACGTCTACCCGTCCGAGATCGAAGCGGTGCTGCACCGGCACGAGGACATCGCGTCGGCCGCGGTGTTCGGCGTCGACCACCCGGTGCACGGACAGGAGGTGCACGCGGCCGTCGTCCTCCGCGACGGCGCCGCCGGGTCCGACGGGGTCGACGCGTTCGTCCGCGAGCGGGTCGCCTCGTTCAAGTACCCGCGGGTCTACCACGTGGTGGACGTGCTGCCGATCGGACCGAGCGGGAAGGTGCTGCGGCGCGAGCTGACGCGGGAGTACAGCGACTGA
- a CDS encoding helix-turn-helix transcriptional regulator, whose product MSAPLAPEPAETRELAGREALADSAVPVRFEVVGTDPDAAVRDLAGIYSGKQWLSRRTEGEFSYRYTAVGDSDVSMRRSTMNGFLRGASAPSDDLVMSWLTAGSGTPDTLRDRVPLRVGQPMLFPAHRDVVFVATDYDQQLVHLDRGFVREVAAERFDVGTLEMRFDHLRPADALAVRRWRDSLGALARALREGGTGSLVWNEAKRHTVDAFLQVVPPQLDQLPAELLHPRQAKLRAVVEHIHAHADDPITITDLARVAGLSVRSVQESFRRTFGLSPLAYLRQVRLDRVHEELLVRDSRTVSVGQVATRWGFAHLGRFSAAYAERFGEYPKQTLRR is encoded by the coding sequence GTGAGCGCGCCGCTTGCGCCCGAGCCCGCAGAGACCCGCGAACTCGCCGGACGGGAGGCGCTCGCCGACTCCGCGGTCCCGGTGCGGTTCGAGGTGGTCGGCACCGACCCCGACGCAGCCGTCCGCGACCTCGCCGGCATCTACTCCGGCAAGCAGTGGCTGTCGCGCCGGACCGAGGGGGAGTTCTCCTACCGCTACACAGCGGTCGGCGACTCCGACGTCTCGATGCGCCGGTCCACCATGAACGGCTTCCTCCGTGGGGCCTCCGCACCGAGCGACGACCTGGTGATGAGCTGGCTCACCGCGGGCTCCGGCACACCGGACACCCTGCGCGACCGGGTCCCTCTCCGGGTCGGGCAGCCGATGCTGTTCCCGGCGCACCGGGACGTCGTCTTCGTCGCCACCGACTACGACCAGCAGCTGGTCCACCTGGACCGCGGCTTCGTCCGGGAGGTCGCTGCCGAACGCTTCGACGTCGGCACCCTCGAGATGCGCTTCGACCACCTGCGACCCGCGGACGCCCTGGCCGTCCGGCGGTGGCGGGACTCCCTCGGCGCCCTGGCCCGTGCACTGCGGGAGGGCGGGACCGGCTCGCTCGTCTGGAACGAGGCGAAGCGGCACACCGTCGACGCCTTCCTGCAGGTCGTGCCGCCGCAGCTCGACCAGCTGCCCGCCGAACTGCTGCACCCGCGGCAGGCCAAGCTCCGCGCCGTCGTCGAGCACATCCACGCGCACGCCGACGACCCGATCACGATCACCGACCTGGCGCGGGTCGCCGGGCTCAGCGTCCGCAGCGTGCAGGAGTCGTTCCGGCGCACCTTCGGGCTGTCGCCGCTGGCCTACCTGCGGCAGGTGCGGCTGGACCGGGTGCACGAGGAGCTCCTGGTCCGGGACTCCCGGACGGTCTCGGTCGGACAGGTCGCCACGCGGTGGGGCTTCGCGCACCTCGGGCGGTTCTCGGCGGCGTACGCGGAGCGGTTCGGCGAGTACCCGAAGCAGACCCTGCGGCGGTGA
- a CDS encoding putative protein N(5)-glutamine methyltransferase: MAPTPRDALAARLRAGGSVFAEEEADLLLAAGDGDPTRLRGLLQRRLAGEPLEYVLGWAAFDGHRVRVTPGVFVPRARTRVVVTEAARRLHRYDRVVDLCCGAGAIGMALLERIGALDLVAADIDPDATEVAAENLGDRGIVVTGDLFAPLPTRFRGQVDVLTVNAPYVPTDAIASMPTEARDHEHRVALDGGADGLDVHRRIAAGAAEWLRPGGAVVIEVSGVQAPVSAGLFRAAGFTAELARDDEVDGTCVVATLPA; the protein is encoded by the coding sequence GTGGCACCGACCCCGCGGGACGCCCTCGCCGCCCGACTCCGGGCCGGCGGGAGCGTCTTCGCCGAGGAAGAAGCCGACCTGCTGCTCGCGGCCGGGGACGGCGACCCGACGCGGCTCCGCGGGCTGCTGCAGCGGCGCCTGGCCGGGGAGCCCCTCGAGTACGTCCTCGGCTGGGCGGCCTTCGACGGGCACCGCGTCCGCGTGACACCCGGCGTCTTCGTGCCGCGGGCTCGCACCCGGGTCGTCGTCACCGAGGCCGCCCGGCGTCTGCACCGCTACGACCGGGTCGTCGACCTCTGCTGCGGTGCCGGGGCGATCGGGATGGCGCTGCTCGAACGGATCGGCGCGCTCGACCTCGTCGCCGCCGACATCGACCCGGACGCCACCGAGGTCGCCGCCGAGAACCTCGGCGACCGGGGGATCGTCGTCACGGGTGACCTCTTCGCGCCCCTGCCGACCCGGTTCCGTGGACAGGTCGACGTCCTCACGGTGAACGCCCCGTACGTGCCGACCGACGCCATCGCCTCGATGCCGACCGAGGCTCGCGACCACGAGCACCGGGTCGCCCTCGACGGCGGGGCGGACGGCCTGGACGTGCACCGGCGGATCGCTGCCGGTGCGGCCGAGTGGCTCCGGCCGGGCGGCGCCGTCGTCATCGAGGTGTCGGGCGTCCAGGCGCCGGTGTCGGCGGGACTCTTCCGGGCGGCCGGCTTCACGGCCGAACTCGCCCGCGACGACGAGGTCGACGGCACCTGCGTCGTCGCGACCCTCCCCGCCTGA
- a CDS encoding MFS transporter — MTGTPTTAEAPPTPLRRRALLSWALWDWGSAAFNAVVTTFVFSTYLASRAFVDPALVAAEGSSSAAAAAVERELAHNAATVSTALTVAGIVVALVAPAIGRLADTSGHRKRSVFIATIGIVLSIVGMVFVAPAQPYLVLGAALIGIGTVAYEIACVGYNAMLGQVATGPKTGRVSAIGWAAGYFGGIVLLIVLLLLCIQDFGVDGKGGLLQLPATVATGQWDVRVAIGIAAVWLAVSSIPLFVVVPEAPADPSRRGSLWSAYADLGRDVARLWRTRRNVLAFLLASAVFRDGVGAVFTFGGIIAAQVFGFSPSGVIMFAIVANVVAGISTVVSGRLDDRFGSRPLIMVSLVGLSVFGTAVLFAGSAQASFWVLGLGLCMFVGPVQSSSRAYLAKLATPGREGELFGLYATTGRAASFIAPALFGLAVTISGSTRYGILGVVVVLVAGLVLMAFVRDEPAAAAAA; from the coding sequence ATGACCGGTACGCCGACGACCGCCGAGGCTCCGCCGACCCCGCTCCGGCGTCGGGCACTGCTGTCGTGGGCGCTCTGGGACTGGGGCTCCGCAGCCTTCAACGCCGTCGTCACCACGTTCGTGTTCAGCACGTACCTGGCCAGCCGGGCGTTCGTCGACCCGGCACTCGTCGCTGCCGAGGGGTCCTCGTCCGCCGCAGCCGCCGCCGTCGAACGCGAACTCGCCCACAACGCCGCGACCGTCTCCACCGCGCTGACCGTCGCCGGCATCGTCGTCGCCCTCGTCGCACCCGCGATCGGCCGGCTCGCCGACACCTCCGGTCACCGGAAGCGCTCGGTGTTCATCGCCACGATCGGCATCGTCCTGTCGATCGTCGGCATGGTCTTCGTCGCCCCCGCCCAGCCCTACCTGGTGCTCGGCGCCGCCCTGATCGGCATCGGCACGGTCGCGTACGAGATCGCCTGCGTCGGGTACAACGCCATGCTCGGCCAGGTCGCCACCGGGCCGAAGACCGGCCGGGTGTCCGCGATCGGCTGGGCCGCCGGGTACTTCGGCGGCATCGTCCTGCTCATCGTGCTGCTCCTGCTCTGCATCCAGGACTTCGGCGTCGACGGCAAGGGCGGGCTCCTGCAGCTGCCCGCGACCGTCGCCACCGGGCAGTGGGACGTGCGCGTCGCGATCGGCATCGCCGCCGTCTGGCTCGCCGTCAGCTCGATCCCGCTGTTCGTCGTCGTGCCCGAGGCCCCGGCCGACCCGAGCCGCCGCGGGTCCCTCTGGTCCGCCTACGCCGACCTCGGACGGGACGTCGCCCGGCTCTGGCGCACCCGCCGGAACGTCCTGGCCTTCCTGCTCGCCAGCGCCGTGTTCCGCGACGGCGTCGGTGCCGTGTTCACGTTCGGCGGGATCATCGCCGCACAGGTGTTCGGCTTCAGCCCGTCCGGCGTCATCATGTTCGCGATCGTGGCCAACGTCGTCGCCGGCATCTCCACCGTCGTCTCCGGCCGGCTCGACGACCGCTTCGGGTCCCGGCCGCTCATCATGGTGTCCCTGGTCGGCCTGTCGGTGTTCGGTACCGCGGTGCTGTTCGCCGGGTCCGCGCAGGCGTCGTTCTGGGTGCTCGGCCTCGGGCTCTGCATGTTCGTCGGGCCGGTGCAGTCGTCCTCCCGGGCGTACCTGGCGAAGCTCGCGACGCCCGGCCGCGAGGGTGAGCTCTTCGGCCTCTACGCCACGACCGGGCGGGCGGCGTCGTTCATCGCGCCGGCGTTGTTCGGGCTCGCGGTGACGATCAGCGGGTCGACGCGGTACGGGATCCTCGGGGTCGTCGTGGTCCTGGTCGCGGGGCTGGTGCTGATGGCCTTCGTCCGCGACGAGCCGGCGGCGGCTGCGGCGGCCTGA
- a CDS encoding ribose-phosphate diphosphokinase: MSGIKTTGQKRLVLVAGRAHPELSKSIAEELGVDLVPTDARTFANGELYARFDESVRGCDAFVIQSHTAPINEWLMEQLIMVDALKRASAKRITVVAPFYPYARQDKKGRGREPISARLVADLFKAAGAHRIMSVDLHAPQIQGFFDGPVDHLFAMPVLLERFREMLDPATLTVVSPDMGRVRVADIWSEKLGAPLAIIHKRRDPLVPNQVSVHEIVGDVAGRWCLLVDDLIDTGRTIAKAAEALKASGAKGVVVAATHAVFSDPATELLQSEFIDRVVVTDTLPVPLEKRWDKLEVLPIAPLIARAIHEVFDDGSVTSMFDGAA; the protein is encoded by the coding sequence GTGTCCGGAATCAAGACAACCGGCCAGAAGCGACTCGTCCTGGTCGCAGGGCGAGCGCACCCGGAGCTGTCGAAGTCGATCGCGGAAGAGCTCGGTGTCGACCTCGTCCCGACCGACGCCCGGACCTTCGCCAACGGTGAGCTGTACGCCCGCTTCGACGAGTCGGTCCGCGGATGCGACGCCTTCGTCATCCAGTCGCACACCGCCCCGATCAACGAGTGGCTCATGGAGCAGCTCATCATGGTCGACGCACTGAAGCGTGCCTCGGCCAAGCGCATCACCGTCGTCGCCCCCTTCTACCCGTACGCGCGCCAGGACAAGAAGGGCCGTGGGCGCGAGCCGATCTCGGCCCGCCTGGTCGCCGACCTGTTCAAGGCCGCCGGCGCCCACCGCATCATGAGCGTCGACCTGCACGCCCCGCAGATCCAGGGCTTCTTCGACGGCCCGGTCGACCACCTGTTCGCCATGCCGGTGCTCCTCGAGCGCTTCCGCGAGATGCTCGACCCCGCGACCCTGACCGTGGTGTCGCCCGACATGGGCCGCGTGCGCGTCGCCGACATCTGGTCCGAGAAGCTCGGCGCACCGCTGGCGATCATCCACAAGCGCCGAGACCCGCTCGTCCCGAACCAGGTCTCGGTGCACGAGATCGTCGGTGACGTCGCCGGCCGCTGGTGCCTGCTCGTCGACGACCTCATCGACACCGGCCGCACCATCGCCAAGGCAGCCGAAGCGCTCAAGGCCAGCGGCGCCAAGGGCGTCGTCGTCGCAGCCACCCACGCGGTGTTCTCCGACCCGGCGACCGAGCTGCTGCAGAGCGAGTTCATCGACCGTGTCGTCGTCACAGACACGCTGCCGGTCCCGCTCGAGAAGCGCTGGGACAAGCTCGAGGTCCTGCCGATCGCACCGCTCATCGCGCGCGCCATCCACGAGGTGTTCGACGACGGCTCGGTGACGTCGATGTTCGACGGCGCCGCCTGA
- a CDS encoding MarR family winged helix-turn-helix transcriptional regulator, with protein sequence MSDLDVMGALTRLEQASTALRNRLRDRTGVSGTDLSVLQYVWRAKSGDRSVRVKDLTSHLGLTGPAVTGIIDRLERQGILQRVPNPEDGRSRFIELTPGQEQVFAAALDSTNEQLHELLSSFSERERRRLVRIVDRIVAALDGGVPPTT encoded by the coding sequence GTGAGTGACCTCGACGTGATGGGTGCCCTGACCCGTCTCGAGCAGGCCTCGACAGCGCTGCGCAACCGACTGCGTGACCGGACCGGTGTGTCCGGCACGGACCTGTCGGTGCTGCAGTACGTGTGGCGTGCGAAGTCCGGCGACCGTTCGGTGCGCGTGAAGGACCTGACGTCGCACCTCGGGCTGACCGGTCCCGCGGTGACCGGGATCATCGACCGGCTGGAACGGCAGGGGATCCTGCAGCGTGTGCCGAACCCGGAGGACGGTCGGAGCCGGTTCATCGAGCTGACGCCCGGGCAGGAGCAGGTGTTCGCAGCAGCGCTGGACAGCACCAACGAGCAGTTGCACGAACTCCTGTCCTCCTTCTCGGAACGAGAGCGGCGACGCCTCGTCCGCATCGTCGACCGCATCGTCGCGGCGCTCGACGGCGGAGTGCCGCCCACGACGTAG
- a CDS encoding ATP-binding protein, with product MSTHASIDVPAVPASLDTVQDTFAAWWDGQGIDDPTMRFRLETALVEVAANVIEHTRRSDPHEGRRFVLDLTAHDTELVAVLSDNGMPVDIDLGAVTMADPEDEGGRGLALAIAALDRLEHHHEGGRNVWVLVCDR from the coding sequence GTGAGCACGCACGCGAGCATCGACGTCCCCGCGGTCCCGGCGTCGCTCGACACGGTGCAGGACACCTTCGCGGCGTGGTGGGACGGCCAGGGCATCGACGACCCGACGATGCGCTTCCGGTTGGAGACCGCCCTGGTGGAGGTCGCCGCGAACGTCATCGAGCACACCCGACGGTCGGACCCGCACGAGGGGCGCCGGTTCGTCCTCGACCTGACCGCCCACGACACCGAGCTCGTCGCGGTCCTGTCGGACAACGGCATGCCGGTGGACATCGACCTCGGCGCCGTGACGATGGCCGACCCGGAGGACGAGGGCGGCCGCGGCCTGGCCCTGGCGATCGCGGCGCTCGACCGACTCGAACACCACCACGAGGGTGGGCGGAACGTCTGGGTGTTGGTGTGCGACCGGTGA
- the glmU gene encoding bifunctional UDP-N-acetylglucosamine diphosphorylase/glucosamine-1-phosphate N-acetyltransferase GlmU: MTDQRIAVVVLAAGQGTRMKSSLPKVLHRLAGLPLIAHVLRTAESLSPDHVVVVVRHERDRVAAEITERAPDARIVDQDDVPGTGRAVEVAVDALPADFDGVVVVLSGDVPLLDAPSLRTLVDAHGDGGHGATFVSAIAPDPTGLGRIVRDADGAFAGVVEHKDATPEQLRITEANAGIYAFDVTHLRAVLPSLTTENAQGEKYITDVPELVAARGGRVDVVTLTDPWLVVGINDRAQLSDAARELNARIVRRHQLAGVTVQDPASTWIDLDVTIEPDAELLPDTQLIGATAIASGAVVGPGTTLRDTEVGSGATVNRVDATLAVIGDGASVGPFAYLRPGTFLGARGKIGTFVETKNAVIGRGSKVPHLSYIGDTEVGDDSNIGANTITANYDGVHKHRTVIGSDVRTGSHNVFVAPVRIGDGAYTGAGTTVRKDVPAGSLAISYAPQRNTEGWVEENRPGTPAAEAARRARGE, from the coding sequence ATGACCGACCAGCGGATCGCCGTCGTCGTCCTCGCCGCCGGGCAGGGCACGCGCATGAAGTCCTCGCTCCCCAAGGTGCTGCACCGGCTCGCCGGCCTGCCCCTGATCGCCCACGTGCTCCGCACCGCGGAGTCACTGTCCCCGGACCACGTCGTCGTCGTCGTGCGACACGAGCGTGACCGCGTCGCCGCGGAGATCACCGAGCGAGCACCCGACGCCCGCATCGTGGACCAGGACGACGTCCCCGGCACCGGGCGCGCTGTGGAGGTCGCGGTGGACGCGCTCCCTGCCGACTTCGACGGCGTCGTCGTGGTGCTGTCCGGCGACGTCCCGCTGCTCGACGCGCCGAGCCTCCGCACCCTCGTCGACGCCCACGGCGACGGCGGGCACGGAGCCACCTTCGTCAGCGCGATCGCGCCCGACCCGACCGGACTCGGACGGATCGTGCGTGACGCCGACGGTGCGTTCGCCGGGGTCGTCGAGCACAAGGACGCCACACCGGAGCAGCTGCGGATCACCGAGGCGAACGCCGGCATCTACGCGTTCGACGTCACCCACCTGCGTGCGGTCCTGCCGTCCCTGACGACCGAGAACGCCCAGGGGGAGAAGTACATCACCGACGTCCCGGAGCTCGTCGCAGCCCGCGGCGGACGGGTCGACGTCGTGACGCTCACCGACCCGTGGCTCGTCGTCGGCATCAACGACCGCGCGCAGCTCTCCGACGCCGCGCGTGAGCTCAACGCCCGCATCGTCCGTCGGCACCAGTTGGCCGGCGTCACCGTGCAGGACCCGGCCTCGACCTGGATCGACCTGGACGTCACGATCGAACCCGACGCCGAACTGCTGCCGGACACCCAGCTGATCGGCGCGACGGCCATCGCGAGCGGGGCCGTCGTCGGGCCGGGCACCACCCTGCGCGACACCGAGGTCGGCTCCGGCGCCACCGTGAACCGGGTCGACGCGACCCTGGCGGTCATCGGTGACGGTGCCTCGGTCGGGCCCTTCGCGTACCTGCGTCCCGGTACGTTCCTGGGCGCGCGCGGCAAGATCGGTACCTTCGTCGAGACCAAGAACGCCGTGATCGGCCGCGGCAGCAAGGTCCCGCACCTGTCGTACATCGGCGACACCGAGGTCGGGGACGACTCCAACATCGGTGCGAACACCATCACGGCGAACTACGACGGCGTGCACAAGCACCGCACCGTCATCGGCTCGGACGTCCGGACCGGGTCGCACAACGTGTTCGTCGCCCCGGTTAGGATTGGCGACGGGGCGTACACCGGTGCAGGCACGACCGTCCGCAAGGATGTGCCGGCCGGGTCGCTCGCGATCAGCTACGCCCCACAGCGCAACACCGAGGGATGGGTCGAGGAGAACCGACCCGGAACCCCGGCGGCCGAGGCAGCTCGGCGCGCGCGAGGCGAATGA
- a CDS encoding OpgC family protein, producing MRQLVARIVALLLVAGVVLLGGALPANAATSAPTSTPTSTATSGPTGTATSTPTGTPTATPPKGSAVGPASGRTWFGPDLDWGSDAPDGYEGRLGATPSMYGVEIAYPLDGGAQEQFLRSTRAAAAQGAVLVVSLVPDQSLESLTTADARHANTLFERAHRQYDTQVLVRFAPQMNGTWVRWGQQPTQFVQAFRTLARHVHAGKSDARMVWSPSYGAGYPFGSSAGRLADLSATDTEKLDTNGDGQITAADDPYEPYWPGASSVDWVGLSMFFFGKGKATEAAGRDVPLTRNEVPASDEVAQRFAERWGYDQQQSRSFTDRFAVDRDRPLLLDTGALYDRSLSGVATELAVKQAWWRQVIAEVRTTPEIRGVTFVEAERREPEAGNRVVDWRFTDASRTAASFRSDLEGADRFVFGPVTDRVTAQQGAVATNQQLDTGGDQMAWIVWLSAGLALVFVVSGLVGRLVPSWRYPDDGKPGRDLRLDLFRGFIILAVVITHIEVAGPYSYLTLHAVGAITGAEMFVFLSGMVLGMVYPLGIARFGEWASAIGAWKRARKQYLVTLAVILIVFALSFVPLLDTDAITTFTDRGTGLGGMQAEGRVYDLYPNAMQLLAYPPPWYAIRQFLLLEMGPWPFNIMGLFVVLSLFIPVFMWVIRRGYWWALLVVSWALYVFQAVNPDFKPLNSQFDAVFPLLTWQVVFTHGLVLGYYRRQITRALTGRLGKVLIGVLICGYAAFLVYVWAGDRFDFTPVPFPASMYQDLYNTAYQRVDLQWGRLVDIAFFAIVSYAILTVFWKPVNAVIGWLWIPLGQASLYVFVWQVFFALVIASLPLDYGNVWIGTAVHTALILLSWYMIRRKFLFSVIPR from the coding sequence GTGAGGCAGCTCGTGGCGCGCATCGTCGCCCTCCTCCTCGTCGCCGGCGTGGTCCTGCTGGGCGGTGCCCTGCCGGCGAACGCGGCGACGAGCGCACCGACGAGCACACCCACCAGCACTGCGACGAGCGGACCGACGGGTACCGCGACGAGCACGCCGACGGGCACGCCGACCGCGACGCCGCCGAAGGGATCGGCCGTCGGACCCGCATCCGGCCGGACCTGGTTCGGCCCCGACCTGGACTGGGGCTCCGACGCTCCCGACGGCTACGAGGGCCGCCTCGGTGCGACCCCGTCGATGTACGGCGTCGAGATCGCCTACCCGCTCGACGGGGGCGCCCAGGAGCAGTTCCTCCGCTCCACCCGGGCCGCCGCCGCACAGGGCGCCGTGCTCGTCGTCAGCCTGGTGCCGGACCAGTCCCTCGAGTCCCTGACGACGGCCGATGCCCGCCACGCGAACACGCTGTTCGAGCGCGCCCACCGGCAGTACGACACCCAGGTCCTGGTCCGCTTCGCCCCGCAGATGAACGGCACGTGGGTGCGCTGGGGCCAGCAGCCGACCCAGTTCGTGCAGGCCTTCCGGACCCTGGCGCGCCACGTGCACGCGGGGAAGTCGGACGCCCGCATGGTGTGGTCGCCCTCGTACGGTGCCGGCTACCCGTTCGGCTCGTCGGCCGGCCGCCTGGCGGACCTGTCGGCGACCGACACCGAGAAGCTCGACACGAACGGCGACGGCCAGATCACCGCGGCCGACGACCCGTACGAGCCGTACTGGCCCGGGGCGTCGTCGGTGGACTGGGTCGGGCTGTCGATGTTCTTCTTCGGCAAGGGGAAGGCCACCGAGGCCGCCGGCCGCGACGTCCCGCTGACCCGGAACGAGGTGCCGGCGTCCGACGAGGTCGCGCAGCGCTTCGCCGAGCGCTGGGGCTACGACCAGCAGCAGTCCCGCTCGTTCACGGACCGGTTCGCCGTCGACCGGGACCGACCGTTGCTCCTGGACACCGGTGCGCTCTACGACCGCTCGCTCAGCGGCGTCGCCACGGAGCTCGCGGTCAAGCAGGCCTGGTGGCGACAGGTCATCGCCGAGGTGCGCACGACCCCCGAGATCCGCGGCGTCACCTTCGTGGAGGCCGAGCGCCGCGAACCGGAGGCCGGCAACCGCGTCGTCGACTGGCGCTTCACCGATGCGTCGAGGACGGCCGCGTCGTTCCGGTCCGACCTGGAGGGCGCCGACCGCTTCGTGTTCGGTCCGGTCACCGACCGGGTGACGGCCCAGCAGGGTGCCGTCGCGACGAACCAGCAGCTCGACACCGGCGGCGACCAGATGGCGTGGATCGTCTGGCTGTCGGCGGGGCTCGCGCTGGTGTTCGTGGTCAGCGGCCTGGTCGGACGGCTCGTGCCCAGCTGGCGGTACCCGGACGACGGCAAACCGGGGCGTGACCTGCGGCTCGACCTGTTCCGCGGGTTCATCATCCTGGCCGTGGTGATCACGCACATCGAGGTCGCCGGCCCGTACTCGTACCTGACGCTGCACGCGGTCGGGGCGATCACCGGCGCCGAGATGTTCGTGTTCCTCTCCGGCATGGTGCTCGGCATGGTCTACCCGCTCGGCATCGCCCGGTTCGGCGAGTGGGCGTCGGCGATCGGTGCGTGGAAGCGCGCCCGGAAGCAGTACCTCGTCACGCTCGCGGTGATCCTCATCGTCTTCGCCCTGAGCTTCGTCCCGCTGCTCGACACGGACGCGATCACGACGTTCACCGACCGGGGGACCGGCCTGGGCGGCATGCAGGCCGAGGGTCGCGTGTACGACCTGTACCCGAACGCGATGCAGCTGCTGGCCTACCCGCCGCCCTGGTACGCCATCCGGCAGTTCCTGCTGCTCGAGATGGGCCCGTGGCCGTTCAACATCATGGGCCTGTTCGTGGTGCTCAGCCTGTTCATCCCGGTGTTCATGTGGGTGATCCGGCGCGGGTACTGGTGGGCGCTGCTCGTCGTCAGCTGGGCGCTCTACGTCTTCCAGGCGGTGAACCCGGACTTCAAGCCGTTGAACTCGCAGTTCGACGCGGTCTTCCCGCTGCTGACCTGGCAGGTGGTGTTCACCCACGGCCTGGTGCTCGGGTACTACCGTCGCCAGATCACGCGGGCGCTGACCGGCCGGCTCGGCAAGGTGCTGATCGGCGTGCTGATCTGCGGGTACGCGGCCTTCCTGGTCTACGTCTGGGCGGGCGACCGGTTCGACTTCACCCCGGTGCCGTTCCCGGCGTCGATGTACCAGGACCTGTACAACACCGCGTACCAGCGCGTGGACCTGCAGTGGGGCCGCCTGGTCGACATCGCGTTCTTCGCGATCGTCTCGTACGCGATCCTGACGGTGTTCTGGAAGCCCGTGAACGCCGTCATCGGGTGGCTGTGGATCCCGCTCGGGCAGGCCAGCCTCTACGTGTTCGTGTGGCAGGTCTTCTTCGCGCTGGTGATCGCGTCGCTGCCCCTGGACTACGGCAACGTCTGGATCGGCACCGCCGTCCACACCGCGCTCATCCTGCTCAGCTGGTACATGATCCGGCGGAAGTTCCTGTTCTCGGTCATCCCGCGCTGA